DNA from Hyalangium gracile:
GCTTGAAGAGGGTGGAGCGTGCCAGGCCCAGCTCCTTGGCCACCTTCTCCTTGTTGTTGTTGTGGCGGCGCAGGGAGGCCTCGACGATCTGTCGCTGCACGTGCTCCATCATCTGATCGAGGTTGAGCCCGGCGGGGAAGTCGAAGGAGAGGCTGGAGGCGGCGGAGGGGCCGCGGCTGTACTCCTGGTCGAAGGAGATGTCGCCGGTGTCGATCTTCGGGCCCTTGCGCAGCAGCAGGGCGCGGTGGACCACGTTGCGCAGCTCGCGGATGTTGCCCGGCCAGAGGTGCGCCTGGAGCTTCTCCACGGCGCCCTGGGTGAGGTTCACCGTCTGGCCGCGGGGCGCGTAGGTGCGCACGAAGTGCTCGGCCAGCAGGGCGAGGTCCCCCTTCCGGTTGCGCAGGGGCGGCAGCATCAGGGGGATGACGCAGAGCCGGTAGTAGAGGTCCTCGCGGAACTTGCCCTCGCGCGCGGTGGCCAGCAGATCGCGGTTCGTCGCGGCGACGAGGCGCACGTCCACGTGGGTGGGGCGGCTGGCGCCCACGCGCTTGATCTCCCCGCTCTCCAGCGCGCGCAGCAGCTTGGCCTGCAAGTCCAGCGGCAGCTCGCCGATCTCGTCCAGGAAGAGGGTGCCGCCGTGGGCCTCCTCGAAGGCGCCCTTGCGCGCGGTCTGGGCGCCGGTGAAGGCGCCCTTCTCGTGGCCGAACAGCTCGCTCTCGATGAGCTCCTTGGAGATGGCGGCGCAGTTGACGGGGATGAAGGGCCGCTCCGCGCGGGTGGAGCAGACGTGGAGCGCCTTGGCCACCAGCTCCTTGCCGGTGCCGGACTCGCCGAGGATCGTCACGGCGGCGGAGGAGGGGGCCACCCGCTCGATGAGCTCGATGAGGTGCCGCACGGACGGATCATTGCCGATGATGCCGTGGAAGGAGGAGTCCTGCCGGCCCTGGGACTGGGGCTCGAGGATGAGCTCCGTCTCGCCCACGCGCAGGGTGGTGTTCAGCGGCACCTCCACCTCGAAGATGCGCGCGCTGCCCAGGAAGGTGCCGTTGGTGGAGTTCAGGTCCACCACGTGGAAGAGGCCGTCCCGGCTCGTCACCTTGAGGTGCCGGTTGGAGATGAACCGGTCCTGGACGACGATGGTGTTGGACGCCTCCTTGCCGATGGTGAAGGCGTCCTGGGTGAGCTCGTGGACCATCTCGGTGGCGCCCTGCTTCACGCGCAACTGGGCGGGCTGGCTCTCGGCCTCCAGGCCATCCCTGGCCTGGACGTCCGTGCGCCGGCTCACGGCGGTGGGGCCTTCCTTGTCTCCGCCGCCCCGCTCGCGGAACACCGCGCGCCACTGGCCCAGGGTGATGTCCACGCCGTCCGACAGAGAGGCCTGCTTCACCGACTTGCCGGCCACCCGGGTGCCCTTGC
Protein-coding regions in this window:
- a CDS encoding sigma 54-interacting transcriptional regulator gives rise to the protein MPELVFFRRGEEVLRFAVDKERVVLGRGERSDVVIPDPEVSRQQVALLYDGKSCRLEDLSGKGTRVAGKSVKQASLSDGVDITLGQWRAVFRERGGGDKEGPTAVSRRTDVQARDGLEAESQPAQLRVKQGATEMVHELTQDAFTIGKEASNTIVVQDRFISNRHLKVTSRDGLFHVVDLNSTNGTFLGSARIFEVEVPLNTTLRVGETELILEPQSQGRQDSSFHGIIGNDPSVRHLIELIERVAPSSAAVTILGESGTGKELVAKALHVCSTRAERPFIPVNCAAISKELIESELFGHEKGAFTGAQTARKGAFEEAHGGTLFLDEIGELPLDLQAKLLRALESGEIKRVGASRPTHVDVRLVAATNRDLLATAREGKFREDLYYRLCVIPLMLPPLRNRKGDLALLAEHFVRTYAPRGQTVNLTQGAVEKLQAHLWPGNIRELRNVVHRALLLRKGPKIDTGDISFDQEYSRGPSAASSLSFDFPAGLNLDQMMEHVQRQIVEASLRRHNNNKEKVAKELGLARSTLFKRLREWGFTKSDEETE